In Gammaproteobacteria bacterium, a single genomic region encodes these proteins:
- the malQ gene encoding 4-alpha-glucanotransferase, which produces MAPAAVQALNTRRAGILLHPTSLPGPRGCGDFGDDAFRFIDFLSAAGQTLWQMLPLGPTHANGSPYQCLSVHAGSPRLISLDRLAQWGWLDGAALTRADAAGTEGHEELVELARAGFLERAPAEDRAAFDEFMSAQQDWLPDYALFQALRTRYECADWSRWPGALRDRDGAALEKARRKHRAAIERVCFEQFVFHRQWGAVRAEANRRGILIMGDMPIFVAHDSVDVWVNRHLFELDDKGHPAVVAGVPPDYFSSTGQRWGNPHYRWKLMEQDGFAWWMQRIERQVRMFDLVRIDHFRGFEAYWEIPADHPTAMGGRWVEGPGATFFEAVLRRFGALPFVAEDLGLITPQVHALREQYRMPGMRILQFAFDGGSDNPYLPHSHAKDSVVYTGTHDNDTTLGWYRGLDAQAQARVLEYLGQPQEAMPWPLIRAALASVANTAVIPLQDALCLGGEHRMNTPGTTQDNWRWRFTWDQVAPDLAARLRHMNALYGRIPPAG; this is translated from the coding sequence GTGGCGCCGGCGGCCGTGCAAGCGCTCAACACACGCCGGGCGGGCATACTGCTTCATCCGACATCGCTGCCGGGCCCGCGCGGATGCGGCGACTTCGGGGACGACGCCTTCCGCTTCATCGATTTCCTGTCCGCTGCCGGGCAGACCCTGTGGCAGATGCTGCCGCTCGGCCCCACGCATGCGAACGGCTCCCCCTATCAGTGCCTCTCCGTGCATGCGGGCAGCCCCCGGCTGATCTCCCTCGACAGGCTGGCGCAATGGGGCTGGCTGGACGGCGCGGCGCTCACGCGTGCAGATGCCGCCGGGACTGAAGGTCACGAAGAGCTGGTGGAACTCGCGCGGGCGGGATTCCTCGAGCGTGCGCCGGCGGAGGACCGCGCCGCCTTCGATGAATTCATGTCGGCGCAGCAGGACTGGCTGCCCGATTACGCCTTGTTCCAGGCCTTGCGCACGCGGTACGAGTGCGCCGACTGGTCGCGCTGGCCCGGCGCGCTGCGCGACCGCGACGGCGCCGCACTGGAGAAGGCGCGGCGCAAGCACCGCGCGGCGATCGAACGCGTCTGCTTCGAACAGTTCGTCTTCCACCGCCAGTGGGGCGCGGTGCGGGCGGAGGCCAATCGACGCGGCATCCTCATCATGGGTGATATGCCGATCTTTGTCGCCCACGACAGCGTCGACGTATGGGTGAACCGGCATCTGTTCGAGCTGGATGACAAGGGACATCCCGCGGTGGTGGCCGGGGTGCCGCCAGACTATTTTTCCTCGACCGGGCAGCGCTGGGGCAATCCGCATTACCGCTGGAAACTGATGGAGCAGGACGGTTTCGCCTGGTGGATGCAGCGCATCGAGCGCCAGGTCAGGATGTTCGACCTGGTCCGCATCGACCATTTCCGCGGCTTCGAGGCCTACTGGGAAATCCCGGCCGACCACCCCACCGCGATGGGCGGGCGCTGGGTCGAGGGCCCAGGCGCAACATTCTTCGAGGCGGTGCTGCGCCGTTTCGGCGCGCTGCCGTTCGTCGCCGAGGATCTCGGCCTGATCACGCCCCAGGTGCATGCGCTGCGCGAGCAGTACCGGATGCCCGGCATGCGCATACTGCAGTTTGCCTTCGACGGGGGGAGCGACAACCCCTACCTGCCGCACAGCCACGCGAAAGACAGCGTTGTCTACACCGGCACGCACGACAATGACACGACGCTCGGATGGTACCGCGGTCTCGATGCGCAGGCGCAGGCGAGGGTGCTGGAATATCTCGGTCAGCCGCAGGAAGCGATGCCGTGGCCCCTGATCCGCGCAGCGCTGGCCTCGGTGGCCAATACCGCGGTGATCCCGCTGCAGGATGCGCTCTGCCTGGGTGGGGAGCACCGCATGAACACGCCGGGTACCACGCAGGACAACTGGCGCTGGCGCTTCACCTGGGACCAGGTCGCCCCGGATCTCGCCGCCCGGCTCCGCCACATGAATGCCCTCTACGGACGCATCCCGCCCGCGGGGTGA
- a CDS encoding glycoside hydrolase, translated as MHQPEYRDYSTDSYQLPWTYLHAMKDYTDMASILEQNPGAKAVINFVPILLDQLEDYSAQVRGFLTGRQPLRDPLLAALVSDVFPQEAVRRAPLVRACLRANEQRLINRFPMYRRLVDLAALMKNDADNLSYLGDQYIADMLTWYHLAWMGETVRREDGRVKYLIEKSRFFSLEDRLQLLEVIGGLLDAVIPRYRRLAESGQAELSMTPYAHPMIPLLLDFTSARDAVPEMPLPAVEAYPGGLERARWHLKEGIASFERHFGFVPQGCWPAEGGLSTATVQLLGDYGFKWTATGETVLRNSIARSVTIHDPCASKNLHRVYRIDAARPACFFRDDGLSDLIGFTYQNWHADDAVANMVHHLETIAQECGGSPNHVVSIILDGENAWEAYPDNGYHFLTALYRRLAEHPALELTTFSESLAGGIEYCSLPSLIAGSWVYGTFSTWMGSPDKNRGWELLCEAKRMCDAALAGGTLQGDERERIIRQLAACEGSDWCWWFGDYNPSDSVGDFERLYRLHLSNLYRLLGAQPPETLAHSISAGGGQPQHGGVMRRGSEAR; from the coding sequence ATGCACCAACCCGAGTACCGCGATTATTCCACTGACAGCTATCAGCTGCCATGGACCTACCTGCACGCCATGAAGGATTACACCGACATGGCCTCCATACTCGAGCAGAACCCGGGCGCCAAGGCCGTGATCAATTTCGTGCCGATCCTGCTGGATCAGCTCGAGGACTATTCTGCACAGGTGCGCGGCTTCCTCACCGGGCGGCAACCGCTGCGCGATCCGCTGCTGGCGGCGCTGGTCAGCGACGTGTTCCCACAGGAGGCCGTGCGGCGCGCGCCACTCGTCCGGGCGTGCCTGCGCGCCAACGAACAGCGGCTGATCAACCGTTTCCCGATGTACCGGCGTCTGGTCGATCTCGCTGCGCTGATGAAGAACGACGCCGACAACCTGAGCTACCTCGGTGACCAGTACATCGCGGACATGCTGACCTGGTATCACCTGGCCTGGATGGGCGAGACCGTACGGCGCGAGGATGGGCGCGTCAAATACCTGATCGAGAAGTCGCGCTTCTTCTCGCTGGAGGACCGCCTGCAGCTGCTCGAAGTCATCGGCGGATTGCTCGATGCCGTCATCCCCCGCTACCGGCGTCTGGCCGAAAGCGGCCAGGCCGAGCTGTCGATGACGCCGTACGCGCACCCGATGATACCCCTGCTGCTCGATTTCACCAGTGCCCGGGATGCCGTGCCCGAGATGCCGTTGCCGGCCGTGGAAGCATATCCCGGCGGACTTGAACGCGCGCGCTGGCATCTGAAGGAAGGCATCGCGTCATTCGAACGCCATTTCGGATTCGTACCGCAAGGCTGCTGGCCTGCCGAGGGCGGGCTCAGCACGGCAACAGTGCAGTTGCTCGGAGACTACGGATTCAAATGGACGGCCACCGGTGAAACTGTCCTGCGCAACAGCATCGCGCGCAGTGTCACCATCCACGACCCCTGCGCCAGCAAGAACCTGCACCGGGTTTATCGCATCGACGCGGCCAGGCCCGCCTGTTTCTTTCGCGACGACGGCCTGTCCGACCTGATCGGGTTCACCTATCAGAACTGGCATGCCGACGACGCCGTCGCCAACATGGTGCATCACCTGGAGACTATCGCGCAGGAATGCGGCGGCAGCCCGAACCATGTGGTTTCGATCATTCTCGACGGCGAGAATGCGTGGGAGGCCTACCCCGACAACGGTTACCATTTCCTGACCGCGCTCTACCGCCGCCTGGCGGAGCATCCCGCGCTTGAGCTGACCACCTTTTCCGAAAGTCTCGCCGGCGGAATCGAATACTGCAGCCTGCCGTCGCTCATCGCCGGCAGCTGGGTATACGGGACCTTTTCCACGTGGATGGGCAGTCCGGACAAAAACCGCGGCTGGGAGCTGCTGTGCGAGGCCAAGCGTATGTGCGATGCGGCGCTGGCGGGCGGCACGCTGCAGGGCGATGAACGCGAACGCATCATCCGGCAGCTGGCGGCATGCGAAGGTTCCGACTGGTGCTGGTGGTTCGGAGACTACAATCCCTCCGATTCTGTCGGCGACTTCGAGCGTCTTTACCGCCTGCATCTCAGCAATCTGTACCGCCTGCTGGGGGCGCAGCCGCCCGAGACCCTGGCGCACAGCATCAGCGCGGGCGGCGGCCAGCCGCAGCACGGGGGCGTGATGAGACGCGGATCAGAAGCGCGCTGA
- the glgC gene encoding glucose-1-phosphate adenylyltransferase, with product MKRTDKHGHITRFVSRLTRDTIALILAGGRGSRLKHLTQWRAKPAVPFGGKFRIIDFPLSNCVNSDIRRIAVLTQYKSHSLIRHIQQGWNFLRGELGEFIEVVPAQQRIATSWYTGTADAVFQNLDIIRNYDVSYVLILAGDHIYKMDYGPMLAAHVEAKADMTIACIETPIERARAFGVMSVDANWMVTDFKEKPEAPQPVPGNPDIALVSMGIYVFNTLFLFEQLVKDADISSSSHDFGKDIIPSAIKKYRVHAHPFKDPVTGDQAYWRDVGTVDAFWEANMELIGVTPELNMYDEDWPIWTYQAQLPPAKFIFDDEGRRGMAVDSMVSGGCIVSGSQVKHSLLFSNVRVNSYSVLQDCVVLPDVEIGEGCRLTKVVVDKGCRIPEGTVIGEDPAHDLKRFYVSENGVVVVTPEMLGQDYHRAH from the coding sequence ATGAAACGCACCGATAAGCACGGACACATCACCCGCTTTGTCAGCCGGCTCACCCGCGATACCATCGCGCTCATCCTGGCAGGGGGGCGCGGTTCGCGCCTGAAGCATCTGACGCAATGGCGCGCCAAGCCGGCGGTACCGTTCGGCGGCAAGTTCAGGATCATCGATTTCCCGCTGTCCAACTGCGTCAACTCTGACATCCGCCGCATCGCGGTGCTCACCCAGTACAAGTCGCACTCGCTGATACGCCACATCCAGCAGGGGTGGAACTTCCTGCGCGGCGAGCTGGGCGAATTCATCGAGGTGGTGCCGGCGCAGCAGAGGATCGCCACGTCCTGGTACACGGGCACTGCGGATGCGGTGTTCCAGAACCTGGACATCATCCGCAATTACGACGTCTCCTACGTGCTCATCCTCGCCGGCGATCACATCTACAAGATGGATTACGGCCCGATGCTGGCCGCGCACGTCGAGGCGAAGGCGGACATGACCATCGCCTGCATCGAGACGCCGATCGAGCGCGCGCGCGCCTTCGGCGTCATGTCCGTCGATGCGAACTGGATGGTGACGGATTTCAAGGAGAAGCCCGAAGCGCCGCAGCCGGTGCCGGGAAACCCTGACATAGCGCTGGTCTCGATGGGCATCTATGTCTTCAACACCCTGTTCCTGTTCGAGCAGCTGGTCAAGGACGCCGACATTTCCTCCTCCAGCCACGACTTCGGCAAGGACATCATCCCCTCGGCGATCAAGAAGTATCGCGTGCACGCCCACCCGTTCAAGGATCCGGTGACCGGTGACCAGGCCTACTGGCGCGACGTGGGGACGGTCGATGCGTTCTGGGAGGCCAACATGGAGCTGATCGGAGTGACGCCGGAGCTCAACATGTACGACGAGGATTGGCCGATCTGGACCTATCAGGCGCAGCTGCCGCCGGCCAAGTTCATCTTCGACGACGAGGGTCGCCGCGGGATGGCGGTGGATTCCATGGTGTCGGGCGGCTGTATCGTCTCGGGATCCCAGGTGAAGCATTCACTGCTGTTTTCCAATGTGCGGGTGAATTCCTACTCCGTCCTGCAGGACTGCGTCGTGCTGCCGGACGTCGAGATCGGCGAAGGTTGCCGCCTGACCAAGGTGGTCGTCGACAAGGGTTGCCGCATCCCGGAAGGCACCGTCATCGGCGAGGATCCGGCGCATGATCTCAAGCGCTTCTACGTTAGCGAGAACGGTGTGGTGGTGGTGACGCCGGAGATGCTGGGGCAGGATTACCATCGTGCCCACTAG
- the glgB gene encoding 1,4-alpha-glucan branching protein GlgB: MKNATATPLPDEIQKLLSAQHHDPFSFLGRHRSGEEEVVRAYIPGATRVGIAEPDLTLTRLHDTDLFEWRGRQGTVPEHYRLVWTIGSGAAHTAYDPYCFAPQLPDFDLYLFGEGKHQHAYRFLGAHPHSVAGIHGTLFAVWAPNAVRVSVVGDFNAWDGRRHPMRSRGGSGIWELFIPGIAVGALYKFELRNRDTGSILLKTDPYGQQFEVRPRTASIVADRAPYPWQDQGWIEQRRGMDWLHAPVSIFEVHLGSWRLGAHGEFLDYRELARRLVPYALDMGFTHIELLPITEHPLDASWGYQTTGYYAPTSRFGSPDDFRYFVDHCHRNGIGVILDWAPGHFPKDAHGLARFDGSALYEHEDPRRGEHRDWGTLIFNYGRNEVRNFLISSALYWLEEFHLDGLRVDAVASMLYLDYSRNAGDWTPNIHGGNENLEAIDFLRQLNQLTHELHPGTLMLAEESTSWPMVSRPTWLGGLGFSMKWNMGWMNDTLTYMSKDPVYRKYSHDMLTFSQLYAFTENFVLPFSHDEVVHGKQSMLNKMPGDEWQRFANLRLLYVYMYTHPGKKLLFMGCEIGQGREWDHSVPLDWYVLDYAYHQGVQKLVRDLNRLYRESAALHQYDFEGRGFEWIDCHDSSQSVLTYLRRGEHDDLVVALNFTPVLRRDYRIGVPHPGVYREILNSDSEFYAGGNQGNGNGLYAEPIPWMDRPYSIAITLPPLAGVVLKPVYG; the protein is encoded by the coding sequence ATGAAAAACGCGACCGCCACCCCGCTCCCGGACGAGATACAGAAACTCCTCTCCGCCCAGCATCACGATCCGTTCTCATTTCTCGGCAGACACCGGTCCGGTGAGGAGGAGGTCGTGCGCGCATACATCCCGGGCGCGACCCGCGTCGGGATCGCCGAGCCCGACCTCACGCTCACCCGCCTGCACGATACCGATCTGTTCGAGTGGCGCGGCCGCCAGGGCACGGTGCCGGAACATTACCGCCTCGTATGGACCATCGGCAGCGGAGCGGCGCATACGGCCTACGACCCCTACTGTTTCGCCCCGCAACTCCCCGACTTCGACCTGTACCTGTTCGGCGAGGGAAAACACCAGCACGCCTACCGCTTTCTGGGCGCCCACCCGCACAGCGTCGCCGGCATACACGGAACCCTGTTCGCGGTATGGGCGCCCAACGCCGTAAGGGTCAGCGTGGTCGGCGATTTCAACGCCTGGGACGGGCGCAGGCATCCGATGCGCAGTCGGGGCGGCAGCGGGATCTGGGAGCTCTTCATCCCCGGGATCGCGGTCGGCGCCTTGTACAAATTCGAGCTGCGCAACCGCGACACCGGGAGCATCCTCCTGAAGACCGACCCGTATGGTCAACAATTCGAGGTCCGGCCGCGCACCGCCTCGATCGTCGCCGATCGCGCGCCCTATCCATGGCAGGACCAGGGCTGGATCGAACAGCGCCGCGGCATGGACTGGCTGCACGCCCCCGTCTCAATCTTCGAGGTGCACCTCGGCTCCTGGCGCCTCGGCGCGCACGGCGAGTTCCTCGATTATCGCGAGCTTGCCCGGCGCCTCGTACCCTACGCGCTGGACATGGGGTTCACCCACATCGAATTGCTGCCCATCACCGAACACCCGCTCGACGCCTCCTGGGGCTATCAGACCACGGGCTATTACGCACCGACCAGCCGCTTCGGATCGCCCGATGACTTCCGCTACTTCGTCGACCACTGCCATCGGAACGGCATAGGCGTGATCCTCGACTGGGCGCCTGGACACTTCCCCAAGGACGCCCACGGCCTGGCGCGCTTCGACGGCAGCGCGCTGTATGAACACGAGGACCCGCGCCGAGGCGAGCACCGCGACTGGGGCACGCTGATCTTCAATTACGGCCGCAACGAGGTGCGCAACTTCCTCATCTCGAGCGCGCTGTACTGGCTGGAGGAGTTCCATCTCGACGGCCTGCGCGTCGACGCCGTCGCCTCCATGCTGTACCTCGACTATTCGCGCAATGCCGGCGACTGGACGCCGAACATCCACGGCGGCAACGAGAACCTCGAGGCCATCGACTTCCTGCGCCAGCTCAACCAGCTCACCCACGAACTCCACCCCGGCACGCTGATGCTCGCCGAAGAGAGCACCTCCTGGCCGATGGTGTCGCGGCCGACCTGGCTCGGCGGCCTCGGCTTCAGCATGAAGTGGAACATGGGCTGGATGAACGACACGCTGACCTACATGAGCAAGGATCCGGTATACCGCAAGTACTCGCACGACATGCTCACCTTCAGCCAGCTGTACGCCTTCACCGAAAACTTCGTGCTGCCCTTCTCGCACGACGAGGTCGTACACGGCAAGCAGTCCATGCTGAACAAGATGCCGGGCGACGAGTGGCAGCGCTTCGCCAACCTGCGCCTGCTGTACGTCTACATGTACACCCATCCGGGGAAGAAGCTGCTGTTCATGGGCTGCGAGATCGGCCAGGGACGCGAGTGGGACCACAGCGTGCCGCTCGACTGGTACGTGCTCGATTACGCCTACCATCAGGGCGTGCAGAAGCTGGTGCGCGACCTCAACCGGCTGTACCGGGAATCGGCGGCCCTGCATCAGTATGACTTCGAGGGACGCGGCTTCGAATGGATCGACTGCCATGACTCATCGCAGTCGGTGCTGACCTACCTGCGCCGCGGAGAGCATGACGACCTGGTGGTGGCGCTCAACTTCACCCCGGTGCTGCGGCGGGATTACCGCATCGGGGTCCCCCATCCCGGCGTCTACCGCGAGATCCTCAACTCGGATTCCGAATTCTACGCCGGCGGCAACCAGGGCAACGGCAATGGACTCTACGCGGAGCCGATCCCCTGGATGGACCGCCCGTATTCGATCGCCATCACCCTGCCGCCGCTGGCCGGAGTGGTGCTGAAGCCGGTGTACGGCTGA
- a CDS encoding aspartate-semialdehyde dehydrogenase, which translates to MSKKVNVAVVGATGAVGETMISILEQRKFPVGELYPLASSRSAGKRVTFRGKSIPVGDLETFDFSRAQIGLFSAGASVSKVHAPRAGAAGCVVIDNTSQFRYDADIPLVVPEVNPHAIAAYTRHNIIANPNCSTIQMVVALKPIYDAVGIERINVCTYQAVSGTGRKAIEELAGQTANLLNAKPITPAVYPKQIAFNVIPQIDVFQENGYTKEEMKMVWETKKIMEDDAILVNPTAVRVAVFYGHSEAVHIETREKITAGQARKLLEKAPGIVVMDERAPGGYPTAVTEAAGHDPVFVGRIREDISHPRGLDLWIVADNVRKGAALNSVQVAEILLRDYMD; encoded by the coding sequence ATGAGCAAGAAGGTGAATGTGGCGGTGGTGGGCGCGACCGGGGCGGTGGGCGAGACCATGATCTCGATCCTCGAACAGCGCAAGTTTCCCGTCGGCGAGCTGTATCCGCTCGCGAGCAGCCGTTCGGCGGGCAAACGGGTCACGTTTCGGGGCAAGTCCATCCCGGTCGGCGACCTGGAGACCTTCGATTTTTCGCGCGCGCAGATCGGCCTGTTCTCGGCCGGCGCCAGCGTGTCCAAGGTGCATGCGCCGCGCGCGGGGGCGGCCGGCTGCGTCGTGATCGACAATACTTCACAGTTCCGCTACGACGCGGATATCCCGCTGGTGGTGCCCGAGGTCAATCCGCACGCCATCGCGGCGTATACCAGACACAACATCATCGCCAATCCGAATTGCTCGACGATTCAAATGGTTGTGGCGTTGAAGCCGATCTACGACGCGGTCGGCATCGAGCGCATCAACGTCTGCACCTACCAAGCGGTATCCGGCACCGGGCGCAAGGCCATTGAGGAACTGGCGGGGCAGACGGCGAATCTGCTCAACGCCAAGCCGATCACGCCGGCGGTCTATCCCAAGCAGATCGCGTTCAATGTCATCCCGCAGATCGACGTCTTCCAGGAGAACGGTTACACCAAGGAAGAGATGAAAATGGTATGGGAGACTAAAAAAATCATGGAAGATGACGCTATCCTTGTGAACCCGACAGCGGTCCGGGTGGCGGTGTTTTACGGGCATTCCGAGGCTGTGCACATCGAGACCCGGGAGAAGATCACCGCCGGGCAGGCACGGAAGCTGCTGGAAAAGGCGCCGGGGATCGTGGTCATGGATGAACGCGCGCCGGGGGGGTATCCGACCGCCGTTACCGAGGCGGCGGGACACGACCCGGTGTTCGTGGGAAGGATTCGCGAGGATATCTCCCACCCGCGCGGACTGGACCTGTGGATCGTCGCTGACAATGTACGCAAGGGAGCGGCCTTGAACAGCGTCCAGGTGGCCGAAATTCTCCTGCGGGACTATATGGATTAA
- the leuB gene encoding 3-isopropylmalate dehydrogenase, whose product MSKKILVLPGDGIGPEIMAQALKVLARLQRDFGLDVAIEHGLVGGASYEAHGRPLTEETLQRARAADAVLLGAVGGPKWESLDIALRPEKGLLGLRAGLGLFANLRPAMLYPQLVGASTLKPEVVSGLDIMIVRELTGDIYFGQPRGIRRLDNGERQGFNTMVYSESEIERIGRVAFETAQKRGRRLCSVDKANVLECTELWREVMTSLQRDYPDVALTHMYVDNAAMQLVRAPKQFDVMVTTNMFGDILSDCASMLTGSIGMLPSASLNASGQGMYEPIHGSAPDIAGKGIANPLGTILSAAMMLRYSLGQPRLAEMIERAVVAVLDQGLRTADIHTPGTRRVGTEDMGAAVAAALV is encoded by the coding sequence ATGAGCAAGAAGATACTGGTATTGCCGGGCGACGGCATCGGCCCGGAGATCATGGCGCAGGCGCTCAAGGTGCTGGCGCGGCTGCAGCGGGATTTCGGTCTCGACGTCGCGATCGAGCACGGCCTGGTCGGCGGCGCCTCTTATGAGGCCCACGGTCGTCCGCTGACGGAGGAGACCCTGCAGCGCGCGCGCGCGGCGGATGCGGTGCTGCTCGGTGCGGTGGGTGGACCGAAATGGGAGTCCCTCGACATCGCGCTGCGCCCGGAGAAGGGCCTGCTCGGACTGCGCGCCGGCCTCGGCCTGTTCGCCAACCTGCGTCCCGCCATGCTGTACCCGCAGCTCGTGGGCGCATCGACGCTGAAGCCCGAGGTGGTGAGCGGGCTCGACATCATGATCGTGCGCGAGCTGACCGGCGATATCTATTTCGGGCAGCCGCGCGGCATACGCCGGCTCGACAACGGCGAGCGCCAGGGCTTCAATACCATGGTGTACAGCGAGTCCGAGATCGAGCGCATCGGGCGCGTCGCCTTCGAGACGGCACAGAAGCGCGGCCGGCGCCTGTGCTCGGTCGACAAGGCCAACGTGCTGGAATGCACCGAGCTGTGGCGTGAGGTGATGACGAGCCTGCAGCGCGACTACCCGGACGTCGCGCTGACGCACATGTATGTGGACAACGCAGCAATGCAGCTGGTGCGCGCACCCAAGCAGTTCGATGTCATGGTGACGACGAACATGTTCGGCGACATCCTGTCCGACTGCGCCTCGATGCTGACCGGTTCGATCGGCATGCTGCCGTCCGCCTCGCTCAACGCCTCGGGCCAGGGGATGTACGAACCGATCCACGGCTCGGCGCCGGACATTGCGGGCAAGGGCATCGCCAACCCGCTCGGGACTATCCTGTCGGCGGCGATGATGCTGAGGTATTCACTGGGCCAGCCGCGACTCGCCGAGATGATCGAGCGCGCGGTGGTGGCGGTGCTGGATCAGGGCCTGCGCACCGCCGACATCCACACGCCCGGTACCCGGCGTGTGGGCACCGAAGACATGGGTGCGGCGGTCGCCGCCGCGCTGGTTTGA
- the leuD gene encoding 3-isopropylmalate dehydratase small subunit, translating to MMKLDKLTGIAAPLDRPNVDTDAIIPKQFLKSIKRSGFGPNLFDEWRYLDHGEPGMEASTRVPNPDFVLNQPRYRDASILLARDNFGCGSSREHAVWALSDFGFRVVIAPSFADIFYNNCFKNGVLPIALPAEVVDGLFAAVAATTGYRLGVDLAAQEVTTPAGARHGFAIDPFRKHCLLNGLDEIGLTLEHHGEIAAYEERRRRTAPWLFVTPAGK from the coding sequence ATGATGAAACTCGACAAATTGACCGGGATCGCGGCGCCGCTGGATCGTCCCAACGTCGACACCGACGCGATCATACCCAAGCAGTTCCTGAAGTCGATCAAGCGCAGCGGGTTCGGCCCGAACCTGTTCGACGAGTGGCGCTATCTCGACCACGGCGAGCCGGGGATGGAGGCGTCGACACGCGTTCCGAATCCGGACTTCGTACTGAACCAGCCGCGTTACCGCGACGCCAGCATCCTGCTCGCGCGCGACAACTTCGGCTGCGGCTCCTCGCGCGAACACGCGGTGTGGGCGCTGTCCGATTTCGGATTTCGCGTCGTCATTGCACCGAGCTTCGCCGACATCTTCTATAACAACTGCTTCAAGAACGGCGTGCTGCCGATCGCGCTGCCGGCGGAGGTGGTGGACGGACTGTTTGCGGCGGTGGCGGCGACGACGGGTTACCGGCTCGGAGTCGATCTCGCCGCGCAGGAAGTCACCACTCCGGCCGGAGCCCGCCACGGCTTCGCGATCGATCCGTTCCGCAAGCACTGCCTGCTGAACGGCCTCGACGAGATCGGCCTCACGCTGGAGCATCATGGCGAAATCGCCGCGTACGAGGAACGCCGCCGGCGGACGGCGCCCTGGCTGTTCGTCACGCCTGCCGGCAAATAA
- a CDS encoding entericidin A/B family lipoprotein has translation MKRWFALGLMALMAAGLLGCETMQGLGRDISKAGEKIEGAAQK, from the coding sequence ATGAAGCGTTGGTTTGCACTGGGGTTGATGGCCTTGATGGCGGCGGGTCTGCTGGGATGCGAGACCATGCAGGGCCTGGGGCGCGACATCTCCAAGGCCGGCGAGAAGATCGAAGGCGCGGCGCAGAAGTGA